In a genomic window of Amycolatopsis japonica:
- a CDS encoding HelD family protein yields MSPDRELDALEQDVALEQQYVTTLYRKLDTERVDAQRRLDETLRLTGGTPQARTERDVATTLYTDRLSQLSSVEQGLCFGRLDFLPDHAEETTYIGRLGLFDEDDDYRPLLVDWRAPVARPFYLATAASPEGVRRRRHIRSLSRKVVGVDDEILDLSAADQGQDLGLAGEAALLAALERRRTGEMSDIVATIQAEQDRIIRASPNGVLVVQGGPGTGKTAVALHRAAYLLYTHRQQLTTRGVLVVGPNSTFLRYIGQVLPSLGETGVLLATIGQLYPGLDAAGPVTREAAEIKGRPVMADVLANAVRDRQRVPEPVLEIEFEREILMLDRKTCTEARTRARRSRRPHNLARRIFVSDLLDALTRQAARKLGEDLLDARDVQDIRAEVAADKNVAAAINGLWPKLTPEIVLDELFADRERLRSAAGKALSDTDREHLYSPTDAKWSPSDVPLLDELAELLGEDDTDARAEAARREREDRAYAEGVLDILEQDEEIVDEELLRVGDVLDAELFAERQQRRSEMTAAQRAAQDRTWTFGHVIVDEAQELTAMDWRLLMRRSPNRSMTLVGDVAQTGAAGGAKSWGEVLSPYVADRWRLEELTVNYRTPAEIMAVASRVLADVNPELEAPVSVRETGFEPWLRAVAPAELTAELPGLVDAELSAVDGGTVAVLCPSSLVPALSETLGESGDRVSVMPVERAKGLEFDSVLLVAPDEVVAESPRGLNDLYVALTRATRRMGVVQTGDLVPALRLMD; encoded by the coding sequence GTGTCCCCGGACCGGGAACTCGACGCGCTCGAGCAGGACGTCGCGCTCGAGCAGCAGTACGTCACCACCCTCTACCGCAAGCTCGACACCGAACGCGTCGACGCGCAGCGCAGGCTCGACGAGACGCTGCGCCTGACCGGCGGCACCCCGCAGGCGCGCACCGAACGCGACGTCGCCACGACGCTCTACACCGACAGGCTGTCCCAGCTGAGCTCCGTCGAGCAGGGCCTGTGCTTCGGCCGCCTCGACTTCCTGCCGGACCACGCGGAGGAGACCACCTACATCGGGCGGCTCGGGCTGTTCGACGAGGACGACGACTACCGCCCGCTGCTGGTCGACTGGCGCGCGCCGGTCGCGCGGCCGTTCTACCTCGCCACCGCGGCCTCGCCCGAAGGCGTCCGGCGGCGTCGCCACATCCGGTCGCTGAGCCGGAAGGTCGTCGGCGTCGACGACGAGATCCTCGACCTCTCCGCCGCCGACCAGGGCCAGGACCTCGGGCTCGCGGGCGAGGCGGCTCTGCTGGCCGCGCTGGAGCGCCGCCGCACCGGCGAGATGAGCGACATCGTCGCCACCATCCAGGCCGAGCAGGACCGCATCATCCGCGCGTCGCCGAACGGCGTCCTCGTGGTCCAGGGCGGGCCGGGCACCGGCAAGACCGCCGTCGCGCTGCATCGCGCCGCGTACCTGCTCTACACGCATCGCCAGCAGCTCACCACGCGCGGCGTGCTCGTGGTCGGGCCGAACAGCACGTTCCTCCGCTACATCGGGCAGGTCCTGCCGTCGCTGGGCGAGACCGGGGTGCTGCTGGCCACGATCGGGCAGCTGTACCCGGGGCTGGACGCCGCCGGGCCGGTCACGCGCGAAGCGGCCGAGATCAAGGGGCGCCCGGTGATGGCCGACGTGCTCGCCAACGCGGTCCGGGATCGTCAGCGGGTGCCGGAGCCGGTGCTGGAGATCGAGTTCGAACGCGAGATCCTCATGCTCGACCGCAAGACCTGCACCGAGGCGCGGACACGGGCGCGGCGGTCGCGCCGTCCGCACAACCTCGCCCGGAGGATCTTCGTCTCGGACCTCCTCGACGCGCTGACCCGGCAGGCCGCCCGGAAACTGGGGGAGGACCTGCTCGACGCGCGCGACGTCCAGGACATCCGGGCCGAGGTCGCCGCGGACAAGAACGTGGCCGCCGCGATCAACGGGCTGTGGCCCAAACTCACCCCGGAGATCGTGCTCGACGAGCTGTTCGCCGACCGCGAACGGCTACGCAGCGCGGCGGGGAAAGCCTTGTCGGACACCGATCGTGAGCATCTCTACAGCCCGACGGACGCGAAGTGGAGCCCGTCGGACGTCCCGTTGCTCGACGAACTCGCCGAACTGCTCGGCGAGGACGACACCGACGCCCGCGCCGAGGCCGCCCGCCGCGAGCGGGAGGACCGCGCCTACGCGGAAGGCGTGCTCGACATCCTCGAACAGGACGAGGAGATCGTCGACGAGGAACTGCTGCGGGTGGGCGACGTCCTCGACGCCGAACTGTTCGCCGAACGTCAGCAGCGCCGCAGCGAGATGACCGCGGCACAGCGGGCCGCCCAGGACCGGACCTGGACCTTCGGGCACGTGATCGTCGACGAGGCGCAGGAACTGACCGCGATGGACTGGCGGCTGCTGATGCGCCGGTCGCCGAACCGGTCGATGACGCTGGTCGGCGACGTCGCCCAGACCGGCGCGGCGGGTGGGGCGAAGTCGTGGGGAGAGGTGCTTTCGCCGTACGTCGCCGACCGCTGGCGGCTCGAAGAACTGACCGTGAACTACCGGACCCCGGCGGAGATCATGGCCGTCGCGTCGCGGGTGCTCGCCGACGTCAACCCGGAGCTGGAGGCGCCGGTTTCGGTGCGGGAGACGGGTTTCGAGCCGTGGTTGCGTGCGGTGGCCCCGGCGGAGCTCACCGCGGAACTGCCCGGTCTCGTCGACGCCGAACTGTCCGCTGTGGACGGTGGGACGGTCGCGGTGCTGTGCCCGTCGTCCTTGGTCCCGGCCCTGTCGGAGACGCTCGGCGAGTCGGGGGACCGGGTGTCGGTGATGCCGGTCGAGCGGGCGAAGGGGCTGGAGTTCGATTCGGTCCTGCTGGTCGCCCCGGACGAGGTCGTCGCCGAGTCGCCGCGCGGGCTCAACGATCTTTATGTGGCCCTGACCAGGGCGACCCGTCGGATGGGCGTAGTGCAGACCGGTGACCTTGTTCCCGCGCTGCGCCTAATGGACTAA
- a CDS encoding glucose-6-phosphate isomerase produces MAGETTGVEIVDAALASEAAPFAERLVADQVASKLASQDATLWGPEAESEASIRLSWTTLHKSSRPLIGEIEALRTDLRSEGVDRVVLAGMGGSSLAPEVITATDGVPLTVLDTTDPGQVADALAGDLERTVIVVSSKSGGTVETDSHRRIFAKAFADAGIDAARRIVVVTDPGSPFAELSEKEGYRKVFLADPNVGGRYSALTAFGLVPAGLAGADVARLLDQAASVADELAADSVDNPAVKLAAAWGAAHEKKGAEKLVIATVPSKEGGSVLKGFADWAEQLIAESTGKQGTGLLPVAVEGPDSPGFADAKGDATPVAVGQAEGAAKISVTGSLGAQFLLWEFATALAGRLLGINPFDQPDVEAAKKAARSLLDNPDKLKGGDEPSTVDGAVEVFGSEGVVTDGKLADILRAFFDSAPETGYIAVQAYLDRLDDASTAVLRGEIAKRTGRQTTFGWGPRFLHSTGQYHKGGHQNGVFLQITGAVEDDLDVPDRPYTLGVLQHAQALGDGQVLAEHGRPVLRLHLTDRAAGLAELVRAVQEAGE; encoded by the coding sequence ATGGCAGGGGAAACGACCGGCGTCGAAATCGTCGACGCCGCCCTGGCCAGCGAAGCCGCTCCGTTCGCGGAGCGGCTCGTCGCCGACCAGGTCGCATCGAAACTGGCGTCCCAGGACGCCACACTGTGGGGTCCCGAAGCCGAGTCCGAAGCGTCGATCCGTCTCTCGTGGACGACGCTGCACAAGTCCTCGCGGCCGTTGATCGGCGAGATCGAGGCACTGCGGACCGACCTGCGTTCCGAGGGCGTCGACCGCGTCGTCCTCGCGGGCATGGGCGGTTCGTCGCTGGCCCCCGAGGTCATCACCGCGACCGACGGCGTCCCGCTGACGGTCCTCGACACCACCGACCCGGGTCAGGTCGCCGACGCGCTCGCCGGTGACCTGGAGCGGACGGTCATCGTCGTGTCGTCGAAATCCGGCGGCACCGTCGAGACCGACAGCCACCGGCGGATCTTCGCGAAGGCCTTCGCCGACGCGGGCATCGACGCGGCCCGGCGGATCGTGGTCGTCACCGACCCCGGTTCGCCGTTCGCGGAACTGTCCGAAAAGGAGGGTTACCGCAAGGTCTTCCTCGCCGACCCGAACGTCGGCGGCCGCTACTCGGCGCTGACCGCGTTCGGGCTCGTCCCGGCCGGGCTCGCCGGCGCGGACGTCGCCCGCCTGCTCGACCAGGCCGCTTCGGTGGCCGACGAGCTGGCCGCCGACTCCGTCGACAACCCCGCGGTCAAGCTCGCGGCGGCGTGGGGTGCGGCGCACGAAAAGAAGGGTGCCGAGAAGCTCGTCATCGCCACAGTGCCATCTAAAGAGGGGGGCTCCGTACTCAAGGGCTTCGCCGACTGGGCGGAGCAGCTGATCGCCGAGTCCACCGGCAAGCAGGGCACCGGTCTCCTGCCGGTCGCCGTCGAGGGCCCGGACTCCCCCGGTTTCGCCGACGCCAAGGGCGACGCCACCCCGGTGGCCGTCGGCCAGGCGGAAGGCGCGGCGAAGATCTCCGTGACCGGCTCGCTCGGCGCGCAGTTCCTGCTGTGGGAGTTCGCCACCGCGCTCGCCGGACGGCTGCTCGGGATCAACCCGTTCGACCAGCCCGACGTCGAGGCCGCCAAGAAGGCCGCGCGTTCGCTGCTCGACAACCCGGACAAGCTCAAGGGCGGCGACGAGCCGTCCACTGTGGACGGCGCGGTCGAGGTGTTCGGCTCGGAAGGAGTCGTCACGGACGGGAAGCTCGCGGACATCCTGCGGGCTTTCTTCGATTCCGCGCCGGAAACCGGCTACATCGCGGTGCAGGCGTACCTCGACCGGCTCGACGACGCGTCGACGGCCGTCCTGCGCGGCGAGATCGCCAAGCGGACCGGCCGCCAGACCACCTTCGGGTGGGGGCCGCGGTTCCTGCACTCGACCGGGCAGTACCACAAGGGCGGGCACCAGAACGGTGTCTTCCTGCAGATCACCGGCGCCGTCGAGGACGATCTCGACGTCCCGGACCGGCCGTACACCCTCGGCGTCCTGCAGCACGCGCAGGCGCTGGGTGACGGCCAGGTGCTCGCCGAGCACGGTCGTCCGGTGCTGCGCCTGCACCTCACCGACCGGGCCGCCGGCCTGGCCGAACTGGTCCGCGCGGTACAGGAGGCCGGCGAGTGA
- the tkt gene encoding transketolase, with amino-acid sequence MSETASTSEKNPLLRRNVPADWTENDTRAVDTVRVLAADAVENCGSGHPGTAMSLAPLAYTLFQRTLRHDPADPEWPARDRFILSAGHSSLTLYIQLYLAGFGLELEDLKQLRKWDSKTPGHPEYRHTKGVETTTGPLGQGLANAVGMAMAARRERGLLDPDAPQGESIFDHYVYVIASDGDIEEGVTAEASSIAGRQELGNLIVFWDDNEISIEDDTKIALSEDVVKRYEAYGWHTQVVEGGEDVVAIEEAIKAAKAETERPSFIALKTVIGYPAPKKMGTGKAHGAALGAEEVAAVKEILGFDPERTFQVDDEVIAHTRQAVDRGKTARAEWQEKFEAWGAANPERKKIADRMSTRSLPEGFADNLPTWEPDAKGIATRKASGEVLNALAEPLPELWGGSADLAESNNTTMKGADSFGPEKASTDMWKTSPYGRTLHFGIREHAMGSILNGIALHGGTRPYGATFLIFSDYMRPPVRLAALMKAPVTYVWTHDSIGLGEDGPTHQPIEQLSSLRAIPGLNVVRPADANETAYAWKAVLEDVHHPSGLALTRQNVPVLEGTSAEGVKRGGYVLAEASNGSPEVVLIATGSEVQLAVEARKTLEADGIPASVVSMPCVEWFDAQDQSYKDSVIPPSVKARVSVEAGIAQSWHRFTGDAGVNVSIEHFGASADAATLFREFGFTAEAVVEAARRSIANTKN; translated from the coding sequence GTGTCCGAAACCGCCTCTACCAGCGAGAAGAACCCACTCCTCCGGCGCAACGTGCCCGCCGACTGGACCGAGAACGACACGCGGGCCGTCGACACCGTGCGGGTGCTCGCCGCGGACGCGGTCGAGAACTGCGGCAGCGGTCACCCCGGTACCGCGATGAGCCTGGCGCCGCTCGCGTACACGCTCTTCCAGCGGACGCTGCGTCATGACCCGGCGGACCCCGAGTGGCCCGCCCGTGACCGCTTCATCCTCTCCGCCGGTCACTCGAGCCTCACCCTCTACATCCAGCTGTACCTCGCCGGGTTCGGCCTGGAGCTGGAAGACCTGAAGCAGCTGCGCAAGTGGGACTCGAAGACCCCGGGCCACCCGGAGTACCGCCACACCAAGGGCGTCGAGACCACCACCGGCCCGCTCGGCCAGGGCCTGGCCAACGCGGTCGGCATGGCGATGGCGGCCCGCCGCGAGCGCGGCCTGCTGGACCCGGACGCCCCGCAGGGCGAGAGCATCTTCGACCACTACGTCTACGTGATCGCCTCCGACGGTGACATCGAAGAGGGCGTCACCGCCGAGGCCTCGTCGATCGCCGGCCGCCAGGAGCTGGGCAACCTGATCGTCTTCTGGGACGACAACGAGATCTCGATCGAGGACGACACCAAGATCGCCCTCTCCGAGGACGTCGTGAAGCGCTACGAGGCCTACGGGTGGCACACCCAGGTCGTCGAGGGTGGCGAGGACGTCGTCGCGATCGAAGAGGCCATCAAGGCCGCGAAGGCCGAGACCGAGCGCCCGTCGTTCATCGCGCTGAAGACCGTCATCGGGTACCCGGCGCCGAAGAAGATGGGCACCGGCAAGGCCCACGGCGCCGCGCTCGGCGCCGAAGAGGTCGCCGCGGTCAAGGAGATCCTCGGCTTCGACCCGGAGCGGACCTTCCAGGTCGACGACGAGGTCATCGCGCACACCCGCCAGGCCGTCGACCGCGGCAAGACCGCCCGCGCCGAATGGCAGGAGAAGTTCGAGGCGTGGGGCGCCGCCAACCCGGAGCGCAAGAAGATCGCGGACCGGATGTCCACCCGCTCACTGCCCGAGGGCTTCGCGGACAACCTGCCGACGTGGGAGCCGGACGCCAAGGGCATCGCGACCCGCAAGGCCTCCGGTGAGGTGCTCAACGCGCTCGCCGAGCCGCTTCCCGAGCTGTGGGGCGGTTCCGCGGACCTCGCGGAGAGCAACAACACCACCATGAAGGGGGCCGACTCGTTCGGCCCGGAGAAGGCTTCCACCGACATGTGGAAGACCAGCCCGTACGGCCGGACGCTGCACTTCGGCATCCGCGAGCACGCGATGGGCTCGATCCTCAACGGCATCGCGCTGCACGGCGGCACCCGCCCCTACGGCGCGACGTTCCTGATCTTCTCCGACTACATGCGCCCGCCCGTCCGGCTGGCCGCGCTGATGAAGGCGCCGGTCACCTACGTGTGGACGCACGACTCGATCGGCCTGGGCGAGGACGGCCCCACCCACCAGCCGATCGAGCAGCTCTCCTCGCTGCGCGCGATCCCCGGCCTCAACGTCGTCCGCCCGGCGGACGCCAACGAGACCGCGTACGCGTGGAAGGCCGTCCTGGAGGACGTCCACCACCCGTCGGGTCTCGCGCTCACCCGGCAGAACGTGCCGGTGCTGGAGGGCACCAGCGCCGAAGGCGTCAAGCGGGGCGGTTACGTCCTCGCCGAGGCGTCCAACGGCAGCCCCGAGGTCGTGCTGATCGCGACCGGCTCCGAGGTCCAGCTGGCCGTCGAGGCCCGCAAGACCCTCGAAGCCGACGGCATCCCGGCGAGCGTCGTCTCGATGCCGTGTGTCGAGTGGTTCGACGCGCAGGACCAGTCCTACAAGGACTCGGTCATCCCGCCGTCGGTCAAGGCACGCGTCTCCGTCGAAGCCGGTATCGCCCAGTCGTGGCACCGCTTCACCGGTGACGCCGGGGTGAACGTTTCGATCGAGCACTTCGGTGCGTCGGCCGACGCCGCCACACTGTTCCGTGAGTTCGGTTTCACCGCGGAGGCAGTCGTCGAGGCCGCCCGTCGCTCGATCGCCAACACCAAGAACTGA
- a CDS encoding heme o synthase, translating to MSLVNAAHGRSDSTSAVHPTGERPHGGRRTIRQVVGAYAALAKPRVIELLLVTTIPAMFLAGREIPSPWLVLATLVGGTMAAGSANALNCVIDADIDKVMNRTKRRPLVKESVPRRGALIFGLVLGVLSFVVLYFTVNLLSAILAIVTILFYIFVYTLVLKRRTSQNVVWGGAAGCMPVVIGWAAVTGTVEWPAFVMFGVIFFWTPPHTWALGMKYRDDYERAGVPMLPVVATPQHVARQIVIYSWVMVAWTLLLVPVTSWIYTTFAILAGGWFLFYAHSLNAAVRRGEETKPMSLFHRSNTYLMIVFVALAVDSAIGLPAIGLPF from the coding sequence ATGTCGTTGGTGAACGCTGCGCACGGACGCAGTGACAGCACCAGCGCCGTACATCCGACCGGTGAACGACCGCACGGTGGCCGGCGAACAATCCGCCAGGTCGTCGGCGCGTACGCCGCCCTCGCGAAGCCCAGGGTGATCGAGCTCCTCCTCGTCACCACGATTCCCGCGATGTTCCTGGCTGGCCGGGAAATCCCGTCCCCGTGGCTGGTTCTCGCGACGCTCGTGGGCGGCACCATGGCCGCCGGCAGTGCCAACGCCTTGAACTGCGTCATCGACGCGGACATCGACAAGGTGATGAACCGCACGAAGCGCCGGCCGCTGGTGAAGGAATCCGTTCCCCGGCGCGGCGCGCTGATCTTCGGTCTCGTGCTCGGCGTCCTGTCGTTCGTCGTGCTCTATTTCACGGTGAACCTGCTCTCGGCGATCCTCGCGATCGTGACGATCCTCTTCTACATCTTCGTCTACACGCTGGTGTTGAAGCGGCGTACGTCACAGAACGTGGTCTGGGGCGGCGCGGCGGGCTGCATGCCGGTCGTCATCGGCTGGGCCGCCGTCACCGGCACCGTCGAGTGGCCCGCGTTCGTGATGTTCGGTGTCATCTTCTTCTGGACCCCGCCGCACACCTGGGCGCTGGGCATGAAGTACCGCGACGACTACGAGCGCGCCGGCGTGCCGATGCTGCCGGTGGTCGCCACCCCGCAGCACGTGGCGCGGCAGATCGTCATCTACTCGTGGGTGATGGTCGCGTGGACGCTGCTGCTGGTCCCGGTGACGAGCTGGATCTACACGACGTTCGCCATCCTGGCGGGCGGCTGGTTCCTCTTCTACGCGCACAGCCTGAACGCGGCGGTGCGGCGCGGCGAGGAGACCAAGCCGATGTCGCTGTTCCACCGGTCGAACACGTACCTGATGATCGTGTTCGTCGCGTTGGCGGTGGACTCGGCGATCGGGTTGCCCGCCATCGGGCTGCCTTTCTGA
- the tal gene encoding transaldolase: MSNDKLAQLSEAGVSIWLDDLSRERLNTGNLADLIRDKHVVGVTTNPTIFANAMSKGEAYDEQTKELAARGADVEATIRELTTTDVRNAADLFRDVYTATNGVDGRVSIEVDPRLAKDSDKTVAEAQDLWKTVDRPNVLIKIPATEEGLPAITKTLAEGISVNVTLIFSVERYRAVIEAYFAGLEQAKANGHDLKGIHSVASFFVSRVDTEIDKRLDAIGTDAATALRGEAAIANARLAYAAFEELFASDRWKALAEAGANPQRPLWASTGVKDPQYSDTRYVDQLVVKDTVNTMPEKTLDAAGDHAEITGDTVTGKGPDAQVVFDKLRVVGIDIDDVFKVLEDEGVEKFEKSWTELLETVTGQLAKAKD; this comes from the coding sequence ATGAGCAACGACAAGCTCGCGCAGCTGTCCGAGGCCGGGGTGTCGATCTGGCTCGACGACCTGTCCCGTGAGCGCCTGAACACCGGCAACCTCGCCGACCTGATCCGCGACAAGCACGTCGTGGGCGTGACGACCAACCCGACGATCTTCGCCAACGCGATGTCGAAGGGCGAGGCGTACGACGAGCAGACCAAGGAGCTCGCCGCCCGCGGCGCCGACGTCGAGGCCACCATCCGTGAGCTGACCACCACCGACGTGCGCAACGCCGCGGACCTGTTCCGCGACGTCTACACCGCCACGAACGGGGTCGACGGCCGGGTGTCCATCGAGGTGGACCCGCGGCTGGCCAAGGACTCCGACAAGACGGTGGCCGAGGCGCAGGACCTGTGGAAGACCGTGGACCGGCCGAACGTGCTGATCAAGATCCCGGCCACCGAAGAGGGTCTCCCGGCGATCACCAAGACCCTTGCCGAGGGCATCAGCGTCAACGTCACGCTGATCTTCTCGGTCGAGCGGTACCGGGCGGTCATCGAGGCCTACTTCGCCGGACTGGAGCAGGCGAAGGCCAACGGCCACGACCTCAAGGGCATCCACTCGGTCGCGTCGTTCTTCGTGTCCCGTGTGGACACCGAGATCGACAAGCGCCTCGACGCGATCGGTACCGACGCGGCCACCGCCCTGCGCGGCGAGGCCGCCATCGCCAACGCGCGGCTCGCGTACGCGGCGTTCGAGGAGCTGTTCGCTTCGGACCGCTGGAAGGCGCTCGCCGAGGCCGGCGCGAACCCGCAGCGTCCGCTGTGGGCCTCCACCGGCGTGAAGGACCCGCAGTACTCCGACACCCGCTACGTGGACCAGCTCGTCGTCAAGGACACGGTCAACACGATGCCGGAGAAGACCCTCGACGCCGCGGGCGACCACGCCGAGATCACCGGCGACACGGTGACCGGCAAGGGCCCGGACGCGCAGGTCGTCTTCGACAAGCTGCGTGTGGTCGGCATCGACATCGACGACGTGTTCAAGGTCCTCGAGGACGAGGGCGTGGAGAAGTTCGAGAAGTCGTGGACCGAGCTTCTCGAGACCGTCACCGGGCAGCTGGCAAAGGCGAAGGACTGA
- a CDS encoding FKBP-type peptidyl-prolyl cis-trans isomerase yields the protein MRTFGKIVVIGAGVLALAACGEKQNTAGSAQTSGAAPASAASSAPAASKGKECTAEDVKTTGKFGEAPTITIPDDCDPPKKLITKDLEPGTGEGAKSGQRLKMNYSLVTWSNKQKLDSSFDRGEPFELPLGAGKVIQGWDQGLQGIKQGARRLLIIPPDLGYGQGDRGIAPNETLVFVTDAVSVPTDKG from the coding sequence ATGCGCACATTCGGCAAGATCGTGGTCATCGGCGCGGGCGTCCTCGCCCTGGCGGCCTGTGGCGAGAAACAGAACACCGCAGGTTCGGCCCAGACCTCCGGCGCGGCACCCGCGTCGGCGGCGTCGTCGGCTCCGGCCGCCTCGAAGGGCAAGGAATGCACGGCCGAGGACGTGAAGACCACTGGGAAGTTCGGCGAGGCGCCGACCATCACCATCCCGGACGACTGCGACCCGCCGAAGAAGCTCATCACCAAGGACCTGGAACCTGGTACCGGCGAGGGCGCTAAGTCGGGCCAGCGGTTGAAGATGAATTACTCGCTGGTCACCTGGTCCAACAAACAGAAACTGGATAGTTCCTTCGACCGCGGTGAACCGTTCGAGCTACCACTCGGCGCAGGCAAGGTCATCCAGGGCTGGGATCAGGGCTTGCAAGGTATCAAGCAGGGCGCGCGACGGCTGCTGATCATCCCACCGGACCTTGGCTACGGCCAGGGTGATCGTGGCATAGCGCCGAACGAGACGCTGGTCTTCGTGACCGACGCGGTGAGCGTCCCGACCGACAAGGGCTGA
- a CDS encoding GNAT family N-acetyltransferase, which translates to MTTLWPEEVRLTGEGLVLREWVEDDVAFMPGLFDNPAVARFTPLPSPFDEVAAKAHYAKSVARRAEGNGVRLAITADGGEPLGEVVLFLKEDAAELGYAVGPAHRGQDLAARSLRVLTTHALDLGLGPLQLKIDAENAASAAVARRVGYALTDAPPEPKVEKGLEISLLTWEYAG; encoded by the coding sequence GTGACGACGCTCTGGCCGGAGGAAGTCCGGCTCACCGGCGAGGGGCTCGTCCTGCGGGAGTGGGTCGAAGACGACGTCGCGTTCATGCCCGGGTTGTTCGACAACCCGGCCGTCGCGCGGTTCACGCCGCTGCCTTCGCCGTTCGACGAGGTGGCGGCGAAGGCGCACTACGCGAAGTCCGTCGCTCGCCGCGCCGAGGGCAACGGGGTGCGGCTGGCCATCACGGCCGACGGCGGTGAGCCGCTCGGCGAGGTGGTGCTGTTCCTGAAGGAGGATGCGGCCGAACTCGGGTACGCCGTCGGCCCCGCCCACCGCGGGCAGGACCTGGCGGCGCGGTCGCTGCGGGTGCTCACCACGCACGCGCTGGACCTCGGGCTCGGACCGCTCCAGTTGAAGATCGACGCCGAGAACGCCGCCAGCGCGGCCGTCGCCCGCCGCGTCGGCTACGCCCTGACCGACGCCCCTCCCGAGCCCAAGGTCGAGAAGGGACTGGAGATCAGCCTGCTCACCTGGGAGTACGCCGGCTGA
- a CDS encoding cold-shock protein: MGTSDGRVHRGRVRSWLVDDGWGVVESADFADPIWVHYSMLEGFGPGEFRKLDVGDEVELTVEHAEQDEFRLRGLWVRSAR, encoded by the coding sequence ATGGGGACTTCCGACGGCCGAGTCCACCGGGGCCGGGTTCGTTCCTGGCTGGTGGACGACGGCTGGGGAGTGGTCGAGTCGGCCGATTTCGCCGACCCGATCTGGGTCCACTATTCGATGCTGGAGGGCTTCGGCCCCGGCGAGTTCCGGAAGCTCGATGTGGGCGACGAGGTCGAGCTGACCGTCGAGCACGCGGAGCAGGACGAGTTCCGGCTGCGAGGGCTCTGGGTGCGGTCAGCCCGCTGA